In the bacterium genome, CCGCCACTGTTCGTCGGGTGGAAGAGGTGCACGGGAACCTCGATCGTCGTCACGTTGCGCCCCTTTGCCCCGTAGCTGTAGAGCCGCCAGCCCAGGTCGTCGTCCTCGTTCCCCCACCCCTTGTACATCTCGTCAAAGCCGTTCACCGCCATGAAATCCTCTTTGAAGAGGGCGAGGACGCCGCTACGCAGCTTGGGACCGATGGGACGCAGGCGCAGCCTGTGCAGCACCCGGTAAAAGGCGTCTTTGCGGTGCTGCTTTTTGACTCCGGCCCACTGCTCCGGGGTTATAAGGCCGGAAAAATCGGCGACCGTTATCATTTCGTCGGTAACGAGGTCCGTCTGTTCGCTCGTGAGCCGCACCGGCCATGATACCAGAAACTCCTTTTCACGGGCGTTGTCGACGAAGGTTTTTATGTAGTTTTTTGTGAAGACGATAT is a window encoding:
- a CDS encoding glycosyltransferase; the protein is MKISLIVTSYNQPGFLRKALLSANSQSLRPDEAVVADDGSSADIAGMLRTLAPSLAFPVRCVTHADRGFRAARTRNNGARIAGGDFLVFADQDIVFTKNYIKTFVDNAREKEFLVSWPVRLTSEQTDLVTDEMITVADFSGLITPEQWAGVKKQHRKDAFYRVLHRLRLRPIGPKLRSGVLALFKEDFMAVNGFDEMYKGWGNEDDDLGWRLYSYGAKGRNVTTIEVPVHLFHPTNSGGTRPNKEYYKKRIAEIRKGDYRCEYGMLSPLDDDRPVVLNLNGDFRKPA